In Staphylococcus saccharolyticus, one genomic interval encodes:
- a CDS encoding VOC family protein has product MHLYTSLFEDSQILAMVKYDENGPGTPGSVQHSIFTLNGQVFMAIDVNGDEELPMNSAMSLYVTVKNSLEMERLFNGLKKEGAILMPKTEMPHFREFAWVQDKFGVSFQLALPEK; this is encoded by the coding sequence ATTCATTTATATACAAGTTTGTTTGAAGATAGTCAAATCTTAGCGATGGTAAAATATGATGAGAATGGACCGGGAACACCTGGTTCAGTTCAGCATTCTATTTTTACATTAAATGGGCAGGTGTTTATGGCAATTGATGTTAATGGTGATGAAGAGTTACCAATGAATTCTGCAATGTCACTTTATGTAACCGTTAAAAACAGTTTAGAAATGGAACGTTTGTTTAACGGGCTTAAAAAAGAAGGAGCCATACTTATGCCTAAAACTGAAATGCCCCACTTTAGAGAATTTGCTTGGGTTCAAGATAAATTTGGAGTGAGTTTCCAACTCGCGTTACCAGAGAAATAA
- the gmk gene encoding guanylate kinase, whose protein sequence is MDNEKGLLIVLSGPSGVGKGTVRKSIFEDPTTSYKYSISMTTRNMREGEVDGVDYFFKTKEEFEALIKDDQFIEYAQYVGNYYGTPVQYVKDTMDQGYDVFLEIEVEGAKQVRKKFPDALFIFLAPPSLDDLRERLVGRGTESDDKIQSRVNEARKEVEMMNLYDYVVVNDEVELAKNRVQSIVEAEHLKRERIEAKYRRMLLEVKK, encoded by the coding sequence ATGGATAATGAAAAAGGACTGTTAATTGTTCTTTCAGGCCCTTCAGGTGTTGGAAAGGGAACTGTTAGAAAGAGTATTTTTGAAGACCCAACTACTTCATACAAGTACTCTATATCAATGACGACACGTAATATGCGTGAAGGTGAAGTTGATGGTGTAGATTACTTTTTCAAGACGAAAGAGGAATTTGAGGCGTTAATCAAAGACGACCAATTTATTGAATATGCTCAATATGTAGGAAATTATTACGGCACACCCGTTCAATATGTTAAAGATACAATGGATCAAGGGTATGATGTATTTTTAGAAATTGAAGTTGAAGGTGCTAAGCAAGTGAGAAAGAAATTTCCAGATGCTTTATTTATTTTCCTAGCTCCACCAAGTCTCGATGATTTAAGAGAACGTTTGGTCGGTAGAGGTACAGAATCAGATGACAAGATTCAAAGTCGAGTAAATGAAGCTCGTAAAGAAGTGGAAATGATGAACTTATATGACTACGTTGTAGTTAACGATGAAGTTGAACTTGCAAAGAATCGAGTTCAGTCTATAGTTGAAGCTGAACATTTAAAAAGAGAACGTATCGAAGCTAAATATAGAAGAATGTTACTGGAGGTCAAAAAATAA
- a CDS encoding Rqc2 family fibronectin-binding protein — protein sequence MAYDGLFTKKMIESLQDLVSGRIHKINQPENDTIIIIVRQNRKNHQLLLSIHPSFSRLQLTNKKYDNPFNPPMLARVFRKHLEGGFIKSISQVGNDRRVEIDIQSKDEIGDTMNRTIILEIMGKHSNLILVDNNRKIIEGFKHLTPNTNHYRTVMPGFQYEAPPSQNKLNPYALSGKDVLKYIDFNSGKIAKQLLNTFEGFSPLIANEIVSRRQFMTQETLPEAFDEVMVETTAVPTPVFHKNHDTGKEDFYFMKLKQFYDDVVEYDSLNDLLDRYYDARGERERVKQRANDLVKFVQQQLQKQQNKLNKLIDEYESAKDKETQQLYGELITANIYRIKQGDESLTALNYYTGKEITIPLNPTKSHSVNAQYYYKQYNRMKTREHELNHQIKLTKENIDYFDNIEQQLNHITVNDIDDIREELAEQGFMKQRKANKKKKHSQIQLQTYQSSDGDTILVGKNNKQNDYLTNKKAHKNHIWFHTKDIPGSHVVILNHSPSDKAIKEAAMVAGYFSKAGNSGQIPVDYTEIRHVHKPSGAKPGFVTYDNQKTLYVTPDYDKIQQMKES from the coding sequence ATGGCTTATGATGGCTTATTTACTAAAAAAATGATTGAATCGCTTCAAGATTTAGTCTCTGGTCGAATTCATAAGATTAATCAACCAGAAAATGACACAATCATTATCATAGTTAGACAAAATCGTAAAAATCATCAATTACTTTTATCCATACATCCCAGTTTTTCTCGTTTACAACTTACGAACAAAAAATATGATAATCCGTTTAATCCTCCTATGCTTGCGCGTGTTTTTCGTAAACATCTAGAAGGTGGCTTTATAAAGAGTATTAGTCAAGTTGGCAATGATAGACGTGTTGAAATTGACATTCAAAGTAAAGATGAAATCGGCGATACAATGAATAGAACGATTATATTAGAAATTATGGGTAAACATAGTAATCTTATACTCGTCGATAACAACCGAAAAATTATAGAAGGCTTCAAACACCTTACGCCTAATACCAATCACTATCGAACAGTTATGCCTGGTTTTCAATATGAAGCTCCACCTAGTCAAAATAAATTAAACCCATATGCGTTAAGCGGTAAAGACGTTTTAAAATATATAGATTTCAACTCAGGTAAAATTGCTAAACAATTACTAAATACATTTGAAGGATTTAGTCCCTTAATTGCAAATGAAATTGTGAGTCGACGCCAATTTATGACTCAAGAAACGCTACCTGAAGCATTTGATGAAGTAATGGTAGAAACAACTGCAGTACCTACACCTGTTTTTCATAAAAATCACGATACAGGTAAAGAAGATTTTTATTTTATGAAACTAAAGCAGTTTTATGATGATGTGGTGGAGTATGATTCTCTTAACGACTTATTAGATCGCTATTATGATGCACGTGGAGAGCGTGAACGCGTCAAACAAAGAGCGAATGATTTAGTGAAGTTTGTTCAACAACAGTTACAAAAACAACAAAATAAACTTAACAAGCTTATTGATGAATATGAAAGCGCAAAAGATAAAGAAACGCAACAATTATATGGTGAATTAATCACAGCTAATATCTATCGTATTAAGCAAGGAGATGAATCATTAACTGCGTTAAATTACTACACAGGTAAAGAAATAACTATTCCTTTAAATCCTACAAAATCTCATTCAGTCAATGCACAATATTACTATAAACAATATAATCGTATGAAAACACGTGAGCACGAACTCAATCATCAAATAAAGCTTACCAAAGAAAATATTGATTACTTTGATAACATAGAGCAACAACTAAATCATATTACCGTTAATGATATTGATGACATTCGTGAAGAACTTGCTGAACAAGGATTTATGAAACAACGTAAAGCGAATAAGAAAAAGAAGCACTCTCAAATTCAATTGCAAACCTATCAATCATCAGATGGCGACACTATACTTGTGGGTAAAAATAACAAACAAAATGATTATTTAACTAATAAAAAGGCACATAAAAATCATATTTGGTTTCATACAAAAGATATTCCAGGATCTCACGTTGTCATTTTAAATCATAGCCCTAGCGACAAGGCAATTAAAGAAGCGGCAATGGTAGCAGGCTATTTCTCGAAAGCGGGTAATTCTGGACAAATTCCAGTCGATTATACAGAAATCAGACATGTACATAAACCTTCTGGAGCAAAACCAGGTTTTGTTACTTATGATAACCAAAAAACATTATATGTAACACCTGATTACGATAAGATTCAACAAATGAAAGAATCTTAA